The proteins below come from a single Bacillus solimangrovi genomic window:
- the aroE gene encoding shikimate dehydrogenase produces the protein MGELFGLLGHPVSHSMSPLMHNDAFNHLELPYYYQAFDVAPNDLAQAVNGLRVLNVKGFNVTIPHKVAIMDLLDEIDDEAVAIGAVNTVVNEGGKLKGYNTDGQGYVESLIPKLAKPLSEQKVLVVGAGGAARAIFVSLAKRGVAQLDITNRTEQKAESIVNSCPYSTISNVKSIQKAEVTVNEYDVLIQTTAVGMSPDVKQMPMALDNLESGKIVSDIIYNPIQTAWLQTAEAKGSMILNGIGMFVGQGALSFEKWTGLKPDKARMEEIVKVQLGG, from the coding sequence ATGGGGGAATTATTTGGTTTATTAGGACATCCTGTTTCGCACTCTATGTCACCACTCATGCATAATGATGCCTTTAATCATTTGGAATTACCATATTATTATCAAGCATTTGATGTAGCTCCCAATGACCTTGCTCAAGCTGTTAATGGGTTAAGAGTCCTTAATGTAAAGGGTTTTAATGTAACGATTCCACATAAGGTAGCTATCATGGATTTGCTAGATGAAATTGATGATGAAGCAGTTGCTATAGGTGCAGTTAATACAGTTGTGAATGAAGGTGGAAAATTAAAAGGTTATAATACGGACGGTCAAGGTTATGTTGAATCATTAATTCCGAAGCTTGCAAAGCCTTTATCTGAACAAAAAGTATTAGTAGTGGGTGCTGGTGGTGCAGCAAGAGCTATTTTCGTATCGTTAGCAAAGCGTGGTGTAGCACAATTAGACATCACAAACCGAACTGAACAAAAAGCAGAAAGTATTGTCAATAGTTGCCCTTATTCGACTATATCTAATGTAAAATCAATTCAAAAAGCAGAAGTAACGGTAAATGAGTATGATGTGTTGATTCAAACAACAGCAGTAGGAATGAGTCCAGATGTCAAGCAAATGCCAATGGCATTAGATAATTTGGAAAGTGGAAAAATTGTAAGTGATATTATCTATAATCCTATCCAGACAGCTTGGCTACAAACAGCAGAAGCCAAAGGATCAATGATTCTTAATGGAATTGGGATGTTTGTTGGACAAGGGGCACTATCTTTTGAGAAATGGACAGGATTAAAGCCTGATAAAGCTAGAATGGAAGAAATTGTTAAAGTTCAACTTGGAGGGTAA
- the yhbY gene encoding ribosome assembly RNA-binding protein YhbY, with the protein MLTGKQKRFLRAAAHHLNPIFQVGKSGVNENMVKQISEALEARELIKVNILQNCGEDKKDVAQQLSQGARAELVQIIGNVIVLYKESKENKEIVLPK; encoded by the coding sequence ATGTTAACAGGTAAACAGAAGCGTTTTTTACGAGCAGCAGCACATCATTTAAATCCGATCTTTCAAGTCGGTAAGAGTGGTGTAAATGAAAATATGGTTAAACAAATTTCAGAAGCGCTAGAGGCACGTGAATTAATAAAAGTTAATATATTGCAAAATTGTGGAGAAGACAAAAAAGATGTAGCACAACAACTTAGTCAAGGAGCAAGAGCAGAGCTTGTGCAAATTATCGGAAATGTTATTGTATTATATAAAGAATCAAAAGAAAATAAAGAGATTGTATTACCTAAATAA
- a CDS encoding nicotinate-nucleotide adenylyltransferase: protein MKKIGLIGGTFDPPHNGHLLIAQEVLIALSLDEIWFIPSNIPPHKSREITSSKHRIEMVKRAIESNDNFKINLIEFEREGRSYTVDTIKVLKELYKEYTFYFIIGSDMVEYLPKWHEVDELMKLIQFVGMKRPGYEMETKYPLIQIEAPQIDLSSTSLRERCERGGNTVYLLPENVKTYIEENNLYGS, encoded by the coding sequence GTGAAAAAGATAGGCTTAATTGGTGGAACCTTCGATCCTCCGCATAATGGACACCTTCTCATTGCTCAAGAAGTGTTAATTGCATTATCATTAGATGAGATTTGGTTTATTCCTAGCAATATACCTCCTCATAAATCACGTGAAATTACTTCAAGTAAACATCGCATTGAAATGGTAAAACGAGCCATTGAATCTAACGATAATTTTAAAATCAATTTAATTGAATTCGAACGTGAAGGTCGCTCTTATACGGTGGATACGATTAAGGTTTTAAAAGAATTATATAAAGAATATACATTTTATTTTATTATTGGATCTGATATGGTTGAATATTTACCTAAGTGGCATGAAGTGGATGAACTTATGAAGTTAATCCAGTTTGTAGGTATGAAACGCCCAGGTTATGAAATGGAAACCAAATACCCACTTATTCAAATCGAAGCACCACAAATTGATCTTTCATCTACTTCATTGCGTGAGCGGTGTGAACGTGGAGGTAATACGGTTTATTTATTGCCTGAGAATGTGAAGACTTATATAGAGGAGAATAATTTGTATGGATCGTAA
- the yqeK gene encoding bis(5'-nucleosyl)-tetraphosphatase (symmetrical) YqeK → MDRNLALEIVKEQLTEHRYEHTLGVAQTSIELAERYDANVKKAELAAIFHDYAKFRPKEEMKQIIIEQQMPQDLLEHGTELWHAPVGAYLVENEVGITDQNVLQAIRFHTSGHEHMTILDKVVFLADYIEPGRKFPGVEEVRELARKDINKAIVLCLQNTMIFLLKKRVTIYPDTLNTYNTLLKQMKKGGS, encoded by the coding sequence ATGGATCGTAACCTCGCATTAGAAATTGTGAAGGAACAGCTGACTGAGCATCGTTATGAACATACGCTTGGTGTTGCACAAACATCTATTGAACTAGCAGAGCGTTATGATGCAAATGTTAAGAAAGCTGAGTTAGCAGCAATATTCCATGATTATGCAAAGTTTCGTCCTAAAGAGGAAATGAAACAAATTATTATTGAACAACAGATGCCTCAAGATCTTCTGGAGCATGGAACAGAATTATGGCATGCGCCTGTAGGAGCTTATCTCGTAGAGAATGAGGTTGGCATTACGGATCAAAATGTTTTACAGGCAATACGTTTCCATACGTCAGGTCATGAACATATGACGATATTAGATAAAGTCGTTTTTCTAGCTGATTACATTGAACCTGGTAGGAAGTTCCCCGGAGTTGAAGAAGTACGTGAATTAGCACGGAAAGATATCAATAAGGCGATTGTTTTATGTTTACAAAACACGATGATTTTTCTACTGAAAAAGAGGGTAACGATTTATCCTGATACTTTAAATACTTACAATACATTATTAAAACAAATGAAGAAAGGTGGCAGTTAA
- the rsfS gene encoding ribosome silencing factor yields the protein MTERELAVMAAKAADDKRAEDIVVLNMKGISLIADYFIICHGNSEKQVQAIAREMKEKANEAEINVKRLEGFDDARWVLVDLGDVVAHIFHREERNYYNLERLWGDAPYEDIGEELYQ from the coding sequence ATGACAGAACGTGAATTAGCTGTTATGGCTGCAAAAGCAGCAGATGATAAAAGAGCAGAAGATATTGTTGTACTAAACATGAAAGGTATTTCACTAATTGCAGATTATTTTATAATTTGTCACGGTAATTCTGAGAAACAAGTACAGGCTATTGCAAGAGAGATGAAAGAGAAGGCGAATGAGGCAGAAATTAACGTGAAGCGTCTTGAAGGATTTGATGATGCTCGTTGGGTTCTTGTTGATTTAGGTGATGTTGTTGCACATATCTTCCATCGTGAGGAGCGTAATTATTATAACCTTGAGCGTCTGTGGGGAGATGCTCCATATGAAGATATTGGAGAAGAACTTTATCAATGA
- a CDS encoding class I SAM-dependent DNA methyltransferase: protein MAYQAFAYLYDKLMQDAPYDDWLKLTRRMADQYGISGNRLLDLACGTGELSIRLSKQGWNVSGVDLSDDMLAVAQEKAVHEKQIIDFFKQDMRQLTGFNPFDLIVIYCDSLNYLEAEEDVKRAFINIHSFLKEDGLFMFDVHSTYKIRELFIGQTYASNDDDLSFIWQCYEGETLLTVEHDLTFFVREGNNYKRFDETHIQRTFEEDVYERLLNETGFQLEGKLYDFQNNYSDNAERVIFIAKKKI from the coding sequence ATGGCATACCAAGCTTTTGCATATTTATATGATAAACTTATGCAAGACGCACCATATGATGATTGGTTGAAGCTCACAAGAAGAATGGCAGACCAATATGGAATTAGTGGGAATCGTTTACTTGATTTGGCCTGTGGAACAGGAGAGTTGTCTATTCGCCTTTCTAAGCAAGGGTGGAATGTATCCGGTGTAGATTTATCAGATGATATGTTAGCTGTTGCACAAGAAAAGGCTGTCCATGAGAAACAAATAATAGATTTTTTTAAGCAAGATATGAGGCAATTAACTGGCTTTAATCCTTTTGATTTAATTGTTATCTATTGTGATTCTTTGAATTACTTGGAAGCAGAAGAAGATGTGAAACGAGCATTTATAAATATTCATTCATTTTTAAAAGAGGATGGTCTGTTTATGTTTGACGTGCATTCCACTTATAAGATAAGAGAATTATTTATTGGACAAACATATGCTTCCAATGACGATGATCTTTCTTTTATCTGGCAATGTTATGAAGGGGAAACTCTGTTAACCGTTGAGCATGACTTAACATTTTTTGTGCGTGAAGGGAATAATTATAAACGATTTGATGAGACACACATTCAACGAACTTTCGAAGAGGATGTATATGAAAGACTTCTAAATGAAACAGGCTTTCAGTTAGAGGGCAAGCTTTACGATTTCCAGAATAATTATTCAGATAATGCAGAACGAGTGATTTTTATAGCGAAAAAAAAGATATGA
- the comER gene encoding late competence protein ComER, whose protein sequence is MRIGLIGTGNMGTILTEAFAESLSISCENIIITNRTISKAERIKQHYPTIHVRPSAHEVIAEADYIFLCVKPLEIHPLLREINPELLQNKCFISITSPVHTDELEQLINCPVVRAVPSITNRSLSGTTLVTFGQLCNEQQKKDVLYMLQEISTPVQIDNNVIRIASDLASCGPAFFSYLAQSYVDAAVENTEITKEQATMLTSNMLIGLGKLLEKQIYTLPSLEEKVCVKGGVTGKGIEVLEKYALQMFEELVAVTHEKYEIDRDEVTQQFHSRTQ, encoded by the coding sequence ATGAGAATTGGACTAATTGGCACCGGAAATATGGGAACAATTTTGACAGAGGCATTCGCAGAAAGCTTATCTATTTCTTGTGAAAATATAATAATTACAAATCGAACGATATCAAAAGCAGAACGAATTAAACAACATTATCCGACTATACATGTAAGACCATCCGCCCACGAGGTTATCGCTGAAGCAGATTATATTTTTTTATGCGTTAAACCACTTGAAATCCATCCATTATTAAGGGAAATTAACCCTGAACTGTTACAAAATAAATGTTTCATTTCTATCACAAGCCCTGTTCACACGGATGAACTTGAACAGCTCATAAACTGTCCCGTAGTGCGTGCAGTTCCAAGTATAACGAATCGCTCACTTAGTGGTACTACACTAGTAACATTTGGACAATTATGCAATGAGCAACAAAAGAAAGATGTCTTGTATATGCTTCAAGAAATTTCTACTCCTGTTCAAATTGACAATAATGTCATAAGGATAGCTTCTGATCTTGCAAGTTGTGGGCCTGCGTTTTTCAGTTATTTAGCTCAATCTTACGTCGATGCTGCTGTAGAAAATACTGAAATTACAAAAGAACAGGCAACTATGTTAACTAGTAATATGTTAATCGGCTTAGGAAAACTTCTTGAAAAGCAAATCTACACGTTACCTTCCTTAGAAGAGAAGGTATGTGTGAAGGGCGGTGTAACTGGAAAAGGAATAGAAGTATTAGAGAAGTACGCATTGCAAATGTTCGAAGAGTTGGTGGCAGTGACACATGAAAAATATGAAATTGACAGGGATGAGGTTACGCAGCAGTTTCATTCTCGAACACAATAA
- a CDS encoding helix-hairpin-helix domain-containing protein: MRRKYLQEHKKWLLIIIASIIFCLGLLVYRPVQDDDLPEELFIDEKESETNREEDITHTIIVDIKGAVMNPGVYEVVNDARVVDGIQMAGGFKEKADESQINLAQKLVDEMVIFVPEEGEVLIEQSFKENGGKININRTDVEDLQQLSGIGPSKAKAIVDYRDQNGEFKNIESILDVAGIGEGTFSKIQDEITVR, from the coding sequence ATGCGTCGTAAATATTTACAAGAACATAAAAAGTGGTTACTCATAATTATTGCCAGTATAATTTTTTGTCTAGGTTTATTAGTGTATCGTCCTGTACAAGATGATGATTTACCAGAAGAACTATTTATAGATGAAAAAGAAAGTGAGACAAATCGGGAAGAAGATATTACACATACAATAATCGTTGATATAAAAGGAGCTGTTATGAATCCGGGAGTTTATGAAGTTGTAAATGATGCTAGAGTAGTGGATGGCATTCAGATGGCGGGTGGGTTTAAAGAAAAGGCGGATGAATCACAGATTAATCTAGCACAGAAACTTGTTGATGAAATGGTCATCTTCGTACCCGAGGAAGGAGAAGTTTTGATAGAACAGTCGTTTAAAGAGAATGGTGGGAAAATAAATATTAACCGTACAGATGTTGAAGATTTGCAACAACTTTCAGGAATTGGTCCTTCAAAGGCAAAAGCGATCGTAGATTATCGTGATCAAAATGGTGAATTTAAAAATATCGAATCGATTCTCGATGTGGCAGGTATTGGTGAAGGAACGTTTAGTAAAATACAAGATGAGATTACTGTACGGTAA
- a CDS encoding ComE operon protein 2, with protein MERISWDQYFMAQSHLLALRSTCTRLSVGATIVRDKRMIAGGYNGSVSGGVHCTDEGCYVIDSHCVRTIHAEMNALLQCAKFGVPTEGAEIYVTHFPCIHCTKALIQAGIQTVYYSKNYKNHPYAEELFKQSGVRVEQVELDEMIIDLKNHEKLEFVSMLIQKLAQTGTTELDIRQLHEQANQLFTSYS; from the coding sequence ATGGAACGCATATCTTGGGATCAATACTTCATGGCACAAAGTCATTTGCTAGCACTTCGTAGTACTTGTACGAGATTAAGTGTTGGAGCAACAATTGTTAGGGATAAACGTATGATTGCTGGAGGGTATAATGGTTCGGTTTCGGGTGGTGTACATTGCACAGATGAAGGCTGTTACGTTATTGATAGTCATTGTGTACGTACGATTCATGCAGAGATGAATGCCTTATTACAATGTGCTAAGTTTGGAGTGCCAACAGAAGGAGCAGAAATTTATGTTACACATTTTCCTTGCATCCATTGTACAAAAGCATTAATACAAGCTGGTATACAAACGGTGTACTATTCGAAAAATTATAAAAATCACCCATATGCAGAAGAGTTATTCAAGCAATCGGGCGTACGTGTTGAACAAGTTGAATTAGATGAAATGATTATTGACTTGAAAAATCATGAGAAGCTAGAGTTTGTATCAATGCTCATACAAAAACTTGCACAAACAGGTACAACTGAATTAGACATTCGTCAATTACATGAGCAAGCAAATCAATTGTTTACAAGTTACTCATAA
- a CDS encoding DNA internalization-related competence protein ComEC/Rec2 encodes MDGKLLYIGISAVFGVWLSISYQWFVCMLFILYVIYIFKRQSQIFVFFMLLTFCFFIGYTFMYQSLHQTKITSETTKFVGEITSIPNLNGDRLRFYFKENEHNEVVIVSYRLSLNDELKQLEQLRVGMFCKLNGQLVEQDEAKNFYGFNSHEYLGRQNIHWILEPSSIQAEWCVSPSNLEWSPAYWRQLGIKKIEEHFDQPSSGIVQALIFGERSNLLEEMKQSFQQFGIIHLLAISGLHVSLLTTALFFLLIRLGLTRERAYTVLLCMLPLYILIAGAAPSVVRAGLMTMCVMVSIRFQYRFTPVDSISVVALIMMLTRPYYVFDVGFQLSFLVSLSLIISSASLLHVTVTSVKKGLYVTLIAQLMTLPIILYNFFEISILSIPLNLLFVPLMSLLILPLSFLTFILLYIFPPITFPLLFLLNKMLMIANDLLSWLQSFDFFTITFGRPPIIWSILFFLACIYFLAEWENSNFISKAWCSLSFLGLMLLFLWHLPYIDPSGEVTVLNVGQAECIYIEMPFRKTNLLIDTGGRVTFQDEKWKERKNSFQIGEDIVLPFLKAKGVRSIDRLMFTHGDFDHIGDAHILMNNLKIDKLLIGAGAPYDKKWQEELLLLAEDQGITVERVRAGESWKDGGINFYILSPFGDEKERNERSVVLWAKLGEVKWLFTGDLEMEGEERLMLMYPHLEADILKVGHHGSNTSSSSLFLERLNVKVALISVGEGNYYGHPHKEVLERFEKNGIRVFRTDRLGDIQWSFSKKRGTFRTVIPYDTLE; translated from the coding sequence TTGGACGGAAAACTATTGTATATAGGAATAAGTGCTGTATTTGGTGTTTGGTTATCTATTTCTTATCAATGGTTCGTATGTATGTTATTTATTTTGTATGTCATTTACATCTTTAAAAGGCAATCTCAAATCTTCGTATTTTTTATGCTCCTTACCTTCTGCTTTTTTATTGGATATACCTTCATGTATCAAAGCCTTCACCAAACAAAAATAACGTCAGAAACTACAAAATTTGTTGGCGAAATAACGTCTATACCAAATCTTAATGGGGATAGGTTACGGTTTTATTTTAAAGAAAACGAACATAACGAAGTAGTCATTGTTTCCTATCGTCTTTCATTAAATGATGAGTTGAAACAACTTGAACAGTTACGAGTAGGGATGTTTTGTAAGTTAAATGGTCAATTAGTCGAGCAAGATGAAGCGAAAAATTTTTACGGATTTAATTCTCATGAATATTTGGGAAGGCAGAATATTCATTGGATTTTAGAGCCAAGTAGCATTCAAGCTGAGTGGTGTGTCAGTCCTTCTAATTTAGAGTGGTCACCTGCTTACTGGCGACAGTTAGGTATAAAAAAAATAGAAGAACATTTCGATCAACCTTCAAGTGGCATTGTACAAGCTCTCATATTTGGAGAGAGGTCAAATCTTTTAGAAGAAATGAAACAATCTTTCCAACAGTTTGGGATCATTCATCTATTAGCAATTTCAGGTCTTCATGTTTCTTTACTTACTACTGCATTGTTTTTTCTGTTGATTCGACTAGGTTTGACGAGAGAAAGAGCTTATACAGTTCTATTATGTATGCTCCCTTTGTATATTTTGATTGCAGGTGCAGCACCTTCTGTTGTTAGAGCTGGTTTAATGACGATGTGTGTTATGGTGAGTATACGGTTTCAGTATCGTTTTACTCCAGTGGATAGTATTAGTGTAGTTGCTCTTATAATGATGCTTACAAGACCATATTATGTGTTTGATGTTGGGTTTCAGCTTTCTTTCCTTGTAAGTCTAAGTCTTATTATCTCCTCTGCATCCCTTCTTCATGTTACCGTCACATCTGTGAAAAAAGGTCTATATGTAACACTCATCGCTCAATTAATGACATTACCCATTATTTTATACAATTTTTTTGAAATTTCTATATTAAGCATTCCTTTGAACTTGCTGTTCGTTCCATTGATGTCCCTTCTCATTTTACCCCTTTCGTTTCTTACCTTTATTCTTTTATACATTTTCCCACCTATTACTTTTCCTTTACTATTCTTACTTAATAAAATGTTAATGATTGCAAATGACTTATTAAGTTGGTTACAGTCGTTTGATTTTTTTACTATTACATTTGGTAGACCACCAATAATATGGAGTATCCTCTTTTTTTTAGCATGTATTTACTTTCTTGCAGAATGGGAAAACTCAAATTTTATTAGTAAAGCATGGTGTTCCTTGTCTTTTTTAGGTTTGATGTTACTTTTTTTATGGCACCTGCCATACATTGATCCATCTGGAGAAGTGACTGTTTTAAATGTGGGACAAGCTGAATGTATTTATATTGAAATGCCTTTTCGGAAAACAAATTTATTAATTGATACTGGTGGTAGAGTAACTTTTCAAGATGAAAAATGGAAAGAGCGAAAGAACTCTTTTCAAATAGGAGAAGATATCGTTTTACCTTTTTTAAAAGCGAAAGGTGTTCGTTCCATTGACCGGTTAATGTTTACACATGGAGATTTTGACCATATCGGAGATGCTCATATTTTAATGAACAACTTAAAAATCGATAAGCTGTTAATTGGTGCAGGTGCTCCATATGATAAAAAGTGGCAGGAAGAGTTACTATTGCTAGCAGAAGATCAAGGTATAACAGTCGAGAGAGTTCGAGCAGGTGAGAGTTGGAAAGATGGAGGAATAAATTTTTACATCTTATCTCCATTTGGGGATGAAAAAGAACGTAATGAACGCAGTGTTGTGTTATGGGCAAAGTTAGGGGAAGTCAAATGGTTGTTCACAGGAGATCTTGAAATGGAAGGAGAAGAGCGATTGATGTTAATGTACCCACATTTAGAGGCGGATATATTGAAAGTTGGTCATCATGGAAGTAATACATCAAGTTCATCATTATTTTTAGAAAGGTTAAATGTAAAAGTTGCGCTTATTTCCGTAGGTGAGGGTAATTACTATGGTCATCCACATAAAGAGGTGTTGGAACGGTTTGAAAAAAACGGTATTAGAGTCTTTCGTACTGATCGATTAGGAGATATTCAATGGAGTTTTTCAAAAAAACGTGGAACCTTTCGGACAGTTATTCCATACGATACATTAGAATAA
- a CDS encoding YqzM family protein encodes MNEFEKNVQSKRNDAIDSGVGFIVSFGFFFTMFIVATLMKMLG; translated from the coding sequence ATGAACGAATTTGAAAAAAATGTACAAAGCAAACGCAATGATGCGATTGACTCTGGTGTCGGATTTATTGTTTCATTCGGATTTTTCTTTACAATGTTTATCGTCGCAACATTGATGAAAATGTTAGGTTAA
- the holA gene encoding DNA polymerase III subunit delta — translation MEVQKEIKQGIFYPVYLFYGSEHYLIEDTKQKLIHAALTDEDIDFNLSYFDMTEVPVQVALEDAQTLPFMGERRVVIMQTTQFLTAQKEDSKIDHDLKRLEQYIDDPSPETILVIIAPYEKLDERKKIVKAIKKRGGYVKVSPLSEQEIQVWVRQQLKERHREISDLALTVLLQTVGVDLTTLASELEKLSLYAGEEQVIDEKMVQLLVARSLEQNIFDLTDMVLNRNLQRAFRIFYDMIEQKEEPLKILALLAGQFRLLYQVKGLMSKGYGQNQIASTLKVHPFRVKLAMQKVATFDMNELLSLMDDIAEVDYKIKSGQVDKQLAVELFMMKLHKG, via the coding sequence ATGGAAGTGCAAAAAGAGATAAAACAAGGGATTTTTTATCCTGTATATTTATTTTATGGTTCAGAGCATTATTTGATAGAAGATACAAAGCAAAAGTTAATTCATGCAGCACTTACAGACGAGGATATTGATTTTAACCTTTCGTACTTTGATATGACAGAAGTGCCAGTACAAGTAGCTCTTGAAGACGCTCAGACATTACCTTTTATGGGTGAACGACGTGTTGTAATTATGCAGACAACGCAATTTCTGACTGCGCAAAAAGAAGATAGTAAAATTGATCATGATTTAAAACGGTTGGAACAATATATTGATGATCCTTCACCTGAAACGATCCTTGTTATTATCGCACCTTATGAAAAATTAGATGAACGTAAAAAAATAGTGAAGGCTATTAAAAAGAGAGGCGGATATGTTAAGGTATCTCCTTTATCTGAACAAGAAATACAAGTATGGGTTCGACAGCAATTGAAAGAAAGACATCGAGAAATTTCAGACCTTGCCTTAACAGTATTACTTCAAACTGTAGGTGTTGATTTAACAACTTTGGCTTCAGAGCTTGAGAAATTATCACTTTATGCAGGGGAAGAACAAGTTATTGACGAAAAAATGGTGCAATTGCTTGTTGCACGTTCGTTAGAGCAAAATATTTTTGATTTAACAGATATGGTACTAAATCGAAATCTACAAAGAGCCTTTCGAATTTTTTATGACATGATTGAACAGAAAGAAGAGCCTTTGAAAATATTAGCATTACTTGCTGGACAGTTTCGTCTTTTGTATCAAGTAAAGGGGTTAATGAGTAAAGGTTATGGTCAAAATCAAATTGCTTCTACATTAAAGGTCCATCCTTTTCGAGTAAAATTAGCGATGCAAAAGGTGGCAACATTTGATATGAACGAGCTTTTATCATTAATGGATGATATTGCTGAGGTAGATTATAAAATAAAAAGTGGACAAGTTGATAAACAGTTGGCAGTCGAGTTGTTTATGATGAAATTACATAAGGGTTAA
- the rpsT gene encoding 30S ribosomal protein S20 has product MPNIKSAIKRVKTNNDRRARNIAIKSDMRSSIKQFEKLAESKDVENAQAALQTAVTKLDKAARKGLVHRNKADRQKSRLTKIFNEISA; this is encoded by the coding sequence ATGCCAAACATTAAATCTGCGATTAAACGTGTGAAAACAAATAATGACCGTCGCGCTAGAAACATTGCGATTAAATCAGATATGCGTTCATCAATCAAGCAATTCGAAAAACTTGCTGAAAGCAAGGATGTTGAAAATGCACAAGCTGCACTTCAAACTGCTGTAACAAAACTTGATAAAGCTGCACGCAAAGGTCTTGTACACCGTAACAAGGCTGACCGCCAAAAATCTCGTCTTACTAAGATTTTCAACGAGATTTCTGCATAA
- the gpr gene encoding GPR endopeptidase → MESSIDLSKYMIRTDLALEAHEIAVEQQDKKIKQEGTIDGVIVKKREKAGMKLVDITIDEKGAEITGKKPGRYLTIEALDLRDGDTEVQEKVLEVFSDQIQTLLKACGVKKDDSCLVVGLGNRNVTPDALGPLMVEQLLITKHIFTLEPERVQSGFRSVSGIVPGVMGLTGIETSDIIDGIIAKSKPDFVIAVDALASRSIERINSTIQISDTGIHPGSGVGNKRKELSKETLGIPVIAIGIPTVVDAVTITSDAIDFILKHFGKEMNEGSRPARSLAPAGLRFGEKRILTEEDLPDENNRKTFMGIVGGLEDEEKRRLIHEVLAPIGHNLMVTPKEVDLFIGDMAHLLAEGLNDALHQEVDDENVGMYTR, encoded by the coding sequence ATGGAGTCATCTATTGATTTATCAAAATATATGATTAGAACAGATTTAGCACTTGAAGCACATGAGATTGCTGTTGAGCAACAAGACAAAAAAATAAAACAAGAAGGCACGATTGATGGTGTAATTGTAAAAAAAAGAGAAAAAGCTGGCATGAAGCTAGTTGATATTACAATTGATGAAAAAGGTGCAGAAATTACTGGGAAGAAGCCTGGACGTTATTTGACGATAGAAGCACTTGATCTAAGAGATGGGGATACTGAAGTACAAGAGAAGGTACTGGAAGTATTTTCTGATCAAATACAGACACTTTTGAAAGCTTGTGGTGTAAAGAAAGATGATTCCTGTCTAGTCGTAGGACTTGGAAATCGAAATGTTACCCCTGATGCACTTGGCCCATTAATGGTTGAACAACTTCTGATTACGAAGCACATTTTTACACTTGAACCTGAGCGAGTTCAAAGTGGATTTAGATCTGTTAGTGGGATTGTGCCTGGTGTTATGGGACTAACGGGTATTGAAACGAGCGATATAATTGATGGGATTATTGCTAAATCCAAACCAGACTTTGTTATTGCTGTTGATGCATTAGCTTCTCGATCGATTGAACGTATTAATTCTACAATTCAAATCTCTGATACGGGTATTCATCCTGGTTCTGGAGTGGGCAATAAGCGAAAAGAATTAAGTAAGGAAACATTAGGTATACCTGTTATTGCAATTGGTATACCAACTGTTGTAGATGCTGTAACAATTACTAGTGACGCAATTGATTTTATTTTGAAACATTTTGGGAAAGAAATGAATGAAGGTAGCCGTCCTGCTCGTTCACTTGCACCAGCAGGTTTGCGATTTGGTGAAAAGAGAATATTAACTGAAGAAGACCTACCTGATGAGAATAATAGGAAAACATTTATGGGGATTGTTGGCGGTTTAGAGGATGAAGAAAAAAGGCGTTTGATTCATGAGGTGCTTGCTCCAATTGGTCATAACTTAATGGTTACACCGAAGGAAGTCGATCTATTTATCGGAGATATGGCACATTTGTTGGCGGAAGGTCTTAATGATGCACTACACCAAGAAGTAGATGATGAAAATGTTGGAATGTACACTCGCTAG